The Paenibacillus mucilaginosus 3016 genome includes the window CCTTCCATCTCGATGCTTATAGAGTTTAATCTCAAGCTTGTCGGATATGAGGTTCACTGTGTGTATGACGGCGAGGCCGTATTTGGCGCCATTCAACATTTCCGCCCGGACCTGATTGTCCTGGATCTGATGCTGCCGAAGATGGACGGCATTCAAGTGTGCCGCAAGCTGAGAAGTCAGAACAACCTCGTTCCCATCATCATGCTGACAGCCATGCAGGATCTCTCCGACAAAATCGCGGGACTCGACAACGGGGCCGATGACTATATGACGAAGCCGTTCAGCCCCCAGGAACTGATCTCCCGTATTCAGGCCATTATCCGGCGCATCCAGACCCTGCCTTCTTCCTCCGAGAATACACCCTTAACCATAGGCCAGATTGTGGTCCAACCGGACCAGCGCGAAGTCAAAGTAAAAGGCCAGAACATCGACCTGACGCCGAAGGAATTCGACCTTCTGCTCTTCCTCTGTAAGCACCGCGGCAAGGTCCTCAGCCGGCAGCAGCTGCTGCACGGAGTGTGGGACTACCACTTCCTCGGCGATACCCGGATCGTCGATGTGCATATCTCGCACCTGCGGGACAAGATCGAAACCAACGCACGCAACCCCGAATATATTGTAACGATTCGCAACGTCGGATACAAACTCACGGAACCTTCCGTCAAAGAAGTCCCCGTCTAAGAAGCGGCCTTCTGCTGCCCGAACGCTCCTAGCCAATCCCCCGCAACCCGCAGTAAAGCTGCTGCAGACACTGCCATGTTGCTGGCGGCCCATGCGGTCCGCCCCAGCAATCCCGCTCCCCGCTCCAACCGCCCCTTCATACGAATGAGCGCCCTGGAAATTCCAGCGGCGCTTTTTTCGTATGGCCGCAGCCCCCATGCAAGGAATCTTTGCGCTTCAAAGGCATGGTTCGCACGGGTTAGGAGTTGTCCAATGAGATATGGAGGTTGGGTTTCCTGAGGTTAACAAAAACAGCCTTTCCGCAGCCCCGTACGACAGGTCCTGCAGAAAGACTGCATGGTTCTTAGCTGTTGCGCTGCTGGAAGTCCTTCATGAACTCGGCAAGCGCCTGGCAGGCCTCGTGAGGAACAGCGTTATACGCCGATGCCCGAATGCCGCCCACGCTGCGGTGTCCGGCAAGACCCACAAAGTTGTGATCCTTGGACTCCTTCACGAACTGCTTCTCGAGCTCTTCGCTAGGCAGACGGAACGTCACATTCATGATGGAACGGCTGTCCGCATCAATGTTGCCGCTGTAGAAGCCGCCCGATGCATCGATGACATCATAAAGAAGCTTGGACTTCTCCACGTTGCGCTTCTCCATCGCTTCCACGCCGCCCTGCTCCTTCACCCATTTCAGGACCAGATTCACCATGTAGATGGAGTGTACCGGCGGGGTGT containing:
- a CDS encoding response regulator transcription factor, coding for MMKKKILVVDDEPSISMLIEFNLKLVGYEVHCVYDGEAVFGAIQHFRPDLIVLDLMLPKMDGIQVCRKLRSQNNLVPIIMLTAMQDLSDKIAGLDNGADDYMTKPFSPQELISRIQAIIRRIQTLPSSSENTPLTIGQIVVQPDQREVKVKGQNIDLTPKEFDLLLFLCKHRGKVLSRQQLLHGVWDYHFLGDTRIVDVHISHLRDKIETNARNPEYIVTIRNVGYKLTEPSVKEVPV